One part of the Rutidosis leptorrhynchoides isolate AG116_Rl617_1_P2 chromosome 1, CSIRO_AGI_Rlap_v1, whole genome shotgun sequence genome encodes these proteins:
- the LOC139877859 gene encoding scarecrow-like protein 9, protein MDPRFGRMYSSMDGDGNGIQFGNDNRPIFQDNKNVSGGQMFENKFSIYDPVNENSSRYQTNLCSQNFRGLQFPELSNPPMSDVNANFDDELHEDCDLSDAILGYISQVLMEEDMEDRSCMLKDSLDLQAAEKSFYDVLGKKYPPSPPPWSSDDSLTSVDHESNSLYVDNSSSYSGYLHDVPNLGSQNVSYASIGSSSTYGLDSPASTADTYDVCNENQMMWQFQKGVEEANKFLPSEVNLFPNVGQSKKGEESQRFYAGPKVRKNPYGEDITEVEKEERNIKQAAIYPDATMRSEEIDLIFLSSLGDGKVALDSFRDTLREEKRKDSIKDVEDDNKGKGKGKGKSKTRGRKQNRKKEVIDLRTLLITCAQAVAADDRRKANELLKQIRQHSSPFGDGTQRLANSFANGLEARLAGTGSQIHKALVSKKTCAADYIKAYHLYMASSPFRKISNFASNRTIMDKALNATTVHIIDFGILYGFQWPTFIQRISAREGGPPRVRITGIDFPQPGFRPAQRIDETGRRLEAYAEHFKVPFEYNSIAKRWENVKIEDLKLVEGEFLVVNCMYRAKNLLDETVVVDSARNVVLNLIRKINPNLFVHGILNGSYNAPFFLTRFREALFHFSALFDMLETNVPRERPERMLLEREIFGREALNVIACEGWERIERPETYKQWHVRNLRVGLVPIPLSRFIVKRSGEKVSLYHKDFLIDEDNHWLLQGWKGRIIYAISCWEPASK, encoded by the coding sequence ATGGATCCAAGATTTGGCAGAATGTATAGTTCTATGGATGGAGATGGAAATGGGATCCAATTTGGGAATGATAATAGGCCTATTTTTCAAGATAATAAGAATGTAAGTGGTGGTCAAATGTTTGAAAATAAATTTTCAATTTATGACCCAGTCAATGAAAACAGTAGTAGGTATCAAACTAATTTATGTAGTCAAAACTTTAGAGGTTTACAATTTCCTGAACTCAGCAATCCTCCCATGAGTGATGTGAATGCAAATTTTGATGATGAGCTTCATGAAGATTGCGATTTATCAGATGCGATTTTAGGGTATATTAGTCAGGTACTAATGGAAGAAGATATGGAAGATAGGTCTTGTATGCTTAAAGATTCTTTAGATCTTCAAGCTGCTGAAAAGTCGTTTTACGACGTTCTTGGGAAAAAGTACCCTCCTTCGCCGCCACCATGGTCCTCGGATGACAGTTTGACTTCCGTTGACCATGAAAGCAACAGTCTGTATGTTGATAATTCTAGTAGCTATAGTGGTTACTTACATGATGTTCCAAATCTTGGATCTCAAAACGTATCGTATGCATCAATCGGATCTTCAAGCACTTACGGGTTGGATTCACCTGCAAGTACTGCGGATACTTACGATGTTTGTAATGAAAATCAGATGATGTGGCAGTTTCAGAAGGGTGTTGAAGAAGCAAATAAGTTTCTTCCTAGTGAAGTAAACCTTTTTCCCAATGTGGGTCAAAGTAAAAAAGGTGAAGAAAGTCAACGTTTTTATGCAGGGCCGAAAGTAAGGAAGAATCCGTACGGGGAGGATATAACCGAAgtagaaaaagaagaaagaaatatTAAGCAGGCGGCTATTTATCCAGATGCAACAATGAGGTCAGAAGAAATCGATTTGATATTTCTCTCGAGTTTAGGGGATGGCAAGGTTGCTTTAGACTCATTTCGCGATACTTTACGTGAAGAAAAACGTAAAGATTCGATAAAAGATGTCGAAGATGATAACAAAGGAAAAGGTAAAGGTAAAGGTAAAAGTAAAACTCGAGGAAGGAAACAAAACCGTAAAAAAGAGGTGATCGATTTAAGGACACTTTTGATTACATGTGCACAAGCGGTTGCAGCCGATGATAGAAGGAAAGCAAATGAGCTGTTGAAACAAATTAGACAACATTCGTCTCCTTTTGGTGACGGGACTCAAAGGTTAGCTAACTCTTTTGCGAATGGTTTAGAGGCTCGCTTAGCTGGCACGGGTAGTCAAATTCATAAAGCGTTAGTCAGCAAGAAAACGTGTGCTGCTGACTATATCAAAGCGTACCATTTGTACATGGCGTCATCCCCATTTAGAAAGATTTCGAATTTTGCTTCAAACAGGACAATAATGGATAAAGCACTGAATGCTACGACGGTACACATTATTGACTTTGGTATCCTGTATGGGTTTCAATGGCCCACTTTTATTCAAAGGATTTCAGCCCGAGAAGGTGGGCCCCCACGGGTTAGAATTACTGGAATCGACTTTCCTCAACCAGGGTTTAGACCTGCACAAAGAATTGATGAAACGGGTCGAAGGTTAGAAGCATATGCAGAACATTTTAAAGTGCCCTTCGAGTATAATTCGATTGCTAAAAGATGGGAAAATGTTAAAATTGAGGATCTTAAGCTTGTCGAGGGTGAGTTTCTTGTTGTTAACTGTATGTATCGAGCAAAAAACTTGTTAGACGAGACAGTAGTGGTGGATAGTGCTCGAAATGTTGTTCTAAACTTGATTAGGAAGATCAATCCAAATCTGTTTGTGCATGGGATTCTAAATGGGTCATACAATGCTCCGTTTTTCTTGACCCGTTTTCGTGAGGCTCTGTTTCATTTCTCAGCGTTATTTGATATGCTTGAAACGAATGTGCCTCGTGAAAGGCCTGAAAGGATGCTGCTTGAACGCGAGATATTTGGACGAGAAGCTTTAAATGTTATCGCTTGTGAGGGATGGGAAAGAATTGAACGACCCGAGACGTATAAGCAATGGCATGTTCGTAATTTGAGGGTTGGTTTAGTCCCGATTCCGTTATCGCGGTTTATCGTTAAACGGTCAGGGGAGAAAGTTAGTTTATATCATAAAGATTTCTTGATAGATGAAGATAACCATTGGCTTCTGCAAGGTTGGAAAGGAAGGATTATTTATGCTATTTCTTGTTGGGAACCTGCTTCTAAGTAG